A segment of the Vicinamibacterales bacterium genome:
GCAGTCGACGGCGCGCGCGGCGCGCCGAGCTTGAACACGTTCGGGTGCGGTTCCTTGATGGCGTTCCGCGTGTCGACGATGAGGTCGGCCTCCTCGACGAGCGCCTGGTAATCGAACGCCTTGTGATCGGTGATGATCACCACGCAGTCGTACTGCCCGATGCTTCCCCGCGTCAGGTCGACCGCCTTGATGTCGTAGCCCCCCGACCACTCGCGGCCGTGCACCTCGGGCACCCACGGGTCGGCGTAGGAGATCCTGGCGCCGCGCGCCAGCAGCAGGCCCATCACGTCCATCGCCGGCGACTCGCGCATGTCGTCGATGTCTTTCTTGTAGGCGACGCCGGCGATCAGGATGTTCGAGCCGTTCACCGCCTTGCGCCGCGTGTTCAGCGCTTCTGCCACCTTGTCGACGACGTACTGGGGCATGCCGGCGTTGATGTGCCCGGCCAGCTCGATGAACCGCGGATCGAAGCCGGTCTGCTTCGCCTTCCACGACAGGTAGAACGGATCGATCGGAATGCAGTGGCCGCCAAGGCCCGGCCCCGGGTAGAAGGGCATGAACCCGAACGGCTTGGTCCGGGCGGCGTCGACGACTTCCCAGACGTCGATGTGCATGCGGTCGCACATCAACGCCAGCTCGTTCACCAGGCCGATGTTGACCGCCCGGAACGTGTTCTCCAGGAGCTTCACCATCTCGGCGACGCGCGTCGAGCTCACCGGGACGATGGTCTGAATCGCCGTGCCGTAGAGCTCGGCGGCGAGCGACGAGCAGGTGGGGGAGAAGCCGCCGACCACCTTGGGCACGTTGTGGGTCTGGAACGTCGGGTTGCCGGGATCGACCCGTTCGGGCGAGAAGGCGAGGAAGAAGTCGACGCCCGCCTTCAGGCCGGTCGCTTCCAGCATCGGCTGCACCACTTCGTCCGTCGTCCCCGGATAGGTCGTCGACTCGAGCACGATCAGCATGCCCGGGTGGAGGTATCTGGCGATGCCCTCCACCGCCGAGACGATGTAGGACATGTCCGGGTCCTTCGTCTTGCGCAGCGGCGTCGGCACGCAGATGTTGATGGTGTCGAGCTCCTT
Coding sequences within it:
- a CDS encoding nucleotide sugar dehydrogenase, producing MSVADTLREKIRSRRARTGVVGLGYVGLPLAVELAKAGFHATGIDLDARKVQSINDGRSYIPDVATADVQALHAKGLLDATTDFAVVKELDTINICVPTPLRKTKDPDMSYIVSAVEGIARYLHPGMLIVLESTTYPGTTDEVVQPMLEATGLKAGVDFFLAFSPERVDPGNPTFQTHNVPKVVGGFSPTCSSLAAELYGTAIQTIVPVSSTRVAEMVKLLENTFRAVNIGLVNELALMCDRMHIDVWEVVDAARTKPFGFMPFYPGPGLGGHCIPIDPFYLSWKAKQTGFDPRFIELAGHINAGMPQYVVDKVAEALNTRRKAVNGSNILIAGVAYKKDIDDMRESPAMDVMGLLLARGARISYADPWVPEVHGREWSGGYDIKAVDLTRGSIGQYDCVVIITDHKAFDYQALVEEADLIVDTRNAIKEPHPNVFKLGAPRAPSTAEGQKVAIA